The Nitrosomonas sp. genomic sequence ATTTGATCTCACCAGAATCCGGTGTCAGATCACCGGCAAGGCAGCGCAGCAGCGTGGTTTTTCCGATGCCGTTAGGACCAATGATGGCGACTTTCTCGCCGGCTTCGATATCCAGGCTTAAATGATCAAATAAAGGCTTATCCAATCCAGGGAAACCCTTGCTGGTTCCTTTGATGGAAACCGCCAGACGATGCAGCTTATCCCTGTCATCTACTTCAAACCGGATAAAAGGATATTGGCGGCTGGATGGCTTGATATCTTCGAGTTTGATTTTCTCAATCTGTCGCGCACGACTGGTTGCCTGTCTGGCTTTTGATGCGTTCGCGGAGAAACGGCTGACAAAAGACTGCAAATCGGCAATCTGTGTTTTCTTCTTGGCATTATTGGACAGCATTCGCTCGCGCACCTGGGTCGAAGCAATCATATAGTCATCATAATTACCAGGATAGATCCGCAGTTCGCCGTAATCCAGATCCGCCATATGCGTGCACACGCTGTTCAGAAAATGCCGATCGTGGGAGATGATGATAATGGTATTTTTGCTGGCGTTGATAATATCTTCCAGCCAGCGGATAGTATTAATGTCGAGGTTATTGGTCGGTTCATCCAGTAACAAGATTTCCGGATTGGAAAATAAGGCCTGTGCCAATAACACGCGCAATTTAAATCCCGGCGCAATCGCGCTCATCAATCCCTGATGCTGGGCAGAGGGGATGCCTACCCCAAGCAACAGTTCTCCGGCACGCGCCTCGGCAGAATACCCATCCAGTTCGGCAAATTGAGACTCCAGTTCGGCAGCATGCATATAATCTGCTTCCGTAGCATCCGGATTGGCATAAATGGCGTCACGCTCCTGTTTGATTTGCCATAATTCGGCATGTCCCATCATGACCGTATCAATGACGAAACACTCTTCAAAAGCGAACTGATCCTGACTCAGTTTTCCCACCCGCTCGCCGCTGTCAACTGCAACATTACCGGACGTCGGTTCAAGATCCCGACCCAGAATCTTCATGAATGTTGACTTGCCGCAACCATTTGCGCCAATCAAGCCATAGCGATTACCCCCGCCAAATTTTACGGAAACATTTTCAAAGAGCGGCTTAGTGCCGAATTGCATGGTGATATTGGCGGTTGTAATCAAAGTAGATACCTGCGGATTATTGTTGCAAGAGAAGGGCCGAAATTTTAAAGGTTTTTGAGTGTTATGGTGTGCATTAATCTCATTTAGTATGAAATGAGTTTGAAGGGATTGGTATTTTCAGCGAGACATCGGAGCGCACCATCAATTGCTCTCAAACTGTCTCACGTCAATTATCCTGGCCGCTTTGACGACAATTTTATGATGAGTTACGGTGGAGCTACGGCAACAGTTTACTAAATATGCCATATCATATTGTCAGCATAGCTCGCTTACCTCGTATTGTAATGCCCGGTTATTCGGTTCGAAGGATTAGATCGAAAAGTTAACAGCAATGACTGATCGTGGGCTTAAGGCGAAGAAATGCAGCTCCAGTCTGTATTTTGGATTCATTCTGCATCAGACAGGGATTTTATGGTTGATCACTCCCAATTGCGGAAATGGCCTTCATTTGCCAGATCTCTGAATCGATCTTGCAGTGATGCCATGAAATCATTTTTATCGGTGCTGAAGAACATACTGTCTCCAACCAGTACATCGCAGAAAAAAGGTACCAGCACG encodes the following:
- a CDS encoding ABC-F family ATPase; its protein translation is MITTANITMQFGTKPLFENVSVKFGGGNRYGLIGANGCGKSTFMKILGRDLEPTSGNVAVDSGERVGKLSQDQFAFEECFVIDTVMMGHAELWQIKQERDAIYANPDATEADYMHAAELESQFAELDGYSAEARAGELLLGVGIPSAQHQGLMSAIAPGFKLRVLLAQALFSNPEILLLDEPTNNLDINTIRWLEDIINASKNTIIIISHDRHFLNSVCTHMADLDYGELRIYPGNYDDYMIASTQVRERMLSNNAKKKTQIADLQSFVSRFSANASKARQATSRARQIEKIKLEDIKPSSRQYPFIRFEVDDRDKLHRLAVSIKGTSKGFPGLDKPLFDHLSLDIEAGEKVAIIGPNGIGKTTLLRCLAGDLTPDSGEIKWAEKARPGYYAQDHAVDFEEELSLTEWMDQWRQGNDDDQTIRGTLGRLLFSGDDVKKSTRVISGGEQGRMLFGKLILQKPNILLMDEPTNHLDMESIESLNSALEKFTGTLIFISHDREFVSSLATRILEMKPDGVHDFKGNYEDYLRSQGIE